In Ancalomicrobiaceae bacterium S20, the following proteins share a genomic window:
- a CDS encoding patatin-like phospholipase family protein, which produces MFVEVARRIWGGSVVEGGEPPVLEAPRRRPKIGLALGAGVARGWAGIGVVRALKAAGIEPDVVSGTSMGAVVGGCMLAGKLDELEAFARDLTPRKVLSLIDIRFGGSGLVGGDRLGKLLGHHLGETAIETLEKPFVAVATELSTGHEIWLSRGGLVEALRASYALPGVFEPCRLGRRLLVDGALVNPVPVSVCQALGADLIIAANFAHDGHRHATVVQASHLHDLEADEPAGSPVERAGRRFVGRLFGSTPERPGITGVMMESFNIIQERIMRSRLAGDPPDVMIAPKLGSIGLVDFHRAAEAIEIGREAAERAVPEIAHMMSALAR; this is translated from the coding sequence ATGTTCGTCGAGGTCGCGCGTCGCATCTGGGGTGGGTCGGTGGTGGAGGGCGGCGAGCCGCCGGTCCTGGAAGCGCCCCGCCGACGGCCGAAGATCGGGCTCGCCCTCGGCGCCGGTGTGGCGCGCGGCTGGGCCGGCATCGGCGTCGTGCGCGCGTTGAAGGCGGCCGGCATCGAGCCGGACGTGGTGTCTGGCACCTCGATGGGCGCGGTGGTCGGCGGCTGCATGCTCGCCGGCAAACTCGACGAACTGGAGGCCTTCGCCCGCGATCTGACCCCGCGCAAGGTGCTTTCGCTGATCGATATTCGCTTCGGCGGCTCGGGCCTGGTCGGCGGCGACCGCCTCGGCAAGCTGCTCGGCCATCACCTCGGCGAGACGGCCATCGAGACGCTGGAAAAGCCCTTCGTCGCGGTTGCGACCGAACTGTCGACCGGCCACGAGATCTGGCTGTCGCGCGGCGGCCTCGTCGAGGCCCTGCGCGCCTCCTATGCGCTGCCCGGCGTGTTCGAGCCCTGCCGCCTCGGCCGGCGGTTGCTGGTCGACGGCGCCCTGGTCAATCCGGTGCCGGTCTCGGTCTGCCAGGCGCTCGGCGCCGATCTGATCATCGCGGCCAATTTCGCCCATGACGGTCATCGGCACGCCACGGTGGTGCAGGCCTCGCATCTGCACGACCTCGAGGCCGACGAGCCGGCCGGATCGCCGGTCGAACGTGCCGGTCGCCGCTTCGTCGGCCGCCTGTTCGGCTCGACCCCGGAGCGCCCCGGCATCACCGGCGTGATGATGGAATCCTTCAACATCATCCAGGAGCGGATCATGCGCTCCCGGCTCGCCGGCGACCCGCCGGACGTGATGATCGCCCCGAAACTCGGCAGCATCGGCCTCGTTGATTTCCACCGCGCCGCCGAGGCGATTGAGATCGGCCGCGAGGCGGCCGAACGGGCCGTCCCCGAGATCGCCCACATGATGTCGGCCCTCGCGAGGTGA
- a CDS encoding inositol-3-phosphate synthase: protein MHTRLGGYHIRDIRIASAFDVTRGKVGRDVAEAILAHPNNTQIFAAAPPTGVRVARGPTLDGLGKYVREVVEEADEAPVDVARVLKETRTDVLVSYLPVGSERAAQFYAEQALEAGCGFVNCMPVFIASRPEWRKRFEERGLPIIGDDIKSQVGATIVHRVLANLFRERGVRLDRTYQLNFGGNTDFQNMLERERLESKKISKTQAVTSQFDVPLAPENIHVGPSDHVPWLTDRKWCYIRLEGTTFGGVPLNAEVKLEVWDSPNSAGIVIDAVRCAKLAMDRGIGGALIGPSSWFMKSPPEQFTDAEARERTARFIAGDEAPDADGGSAPTPTPAPRGRAS, encoded by the coding sequence ATGCACACGCGCCTCGGCGGCTATCACATCCGCGACATCCGCATCGCCTCGGCCTTCGACGTCACGCGCGGCAAGGTCGGCCGCGACGTCGCCGAGGCGATCCTCGCGCATCCGAACAACACGCAGATCTTCGCCGCGGCGCCGCCGACCGGCGTCCGCGTCGCGCGCGGACCGACGCTCGACGGGCTCGGCAAATACGTGCGCGAGGTGGTCGAGGAGGCCGACGAGGCACCGGTCGATGTGGCACGCGTGCTGAAGGAGACCCGCACCGACGTACTCGTCTCCTATCTGCCGGTCGGCTCGGAGCGTGCGGCCCAGTTCTATGCCGAGCAGGCGCTCGAAGCCGGCTGCGGCTTCGTCAACTGCATGCCGGTTTTCATCGCGTCGCGACCGGAGTGGCGCAAGCGCTTCGAGGAGCGCGGGCTGCCGATCATCGGCGACGACATCAAGAGCCAGGTCGGTGCCACCATCGTCCACCGGGTGCTCGCGAACCTGTTCCGCGAGCGCGGCGTCAGGCTCGATCGCACCTACCAGCTCAATTTCGGCGGCAACACCGACTTCCAGAACATGCTCGAACGCGAGCGGCTGGAATCGAAGAAGATCTCCAAGACCCAGGCCGTCACCAGCCAGTTCGACGTGCCGCTCGCGCCCGAGAACATCCATGTCGGCCCGAGCGATCACGTGCCGTGGCTGACAGATCGGAAGTGGTGCTACATCCGGCTCGAGGGAACAACCTTCGGCGGCGTGCCGCTCAACGCCGAAGTGAAGCTCGAAGTCTGGGACTCGCCCAATTCCGCCGGGATCGTCATCGATGCGGTCCGCTGTGCCAAGCTCGCCATGGATCGCGGCATCGGCGGCGCGCTGATCGGGCCATCGAGCTGGTTCATGAAGTCGCCGCCCGAGCAGTTCACCGACGCGGAAGCACGCGAAAGGACCGCGCGCTTCATCGCCGGGGACGAGGCGCCCGACGCCGACGGCGGATCGGCGCCCACCCCGACACCCGCTCCGCGCGGGCGCGCCTCGTGA
- a CDS encoding histidine phosphatase family protein, whose translation MTATMILVRHAAHGDVGAFLAGRLPGIRLGEAGRAQAERLADRLAHEPFDAIHASPRERTQETAAAVAARRNGMPVTISAALDEIDFGAWSGRPFDALDQDPEWRRWNAARSLARTPAGEGMRDVTERVMGLIEGLASAHPNGAVVLVSHADVIRAALLHVLGLPVDAWPRIDIAPASISKIAFDPWGAQVILMNERVDPPEGRFPTTSFSDTGGPAT comes from the coding sequence GTGACCGCGACGATGATCCTGGTCCGGCATGCCGCCCACGGCGACGTCGGCGCGTTCCTCGCCGGCCGTCTGCCCGGTATCCGGCTGGGCGAGGCTGGCCGCGCGCAGGCGGAACGGCTGGCCGACCGGCTGGCGCACGAGCCTTTCGACGCGATCCACGCCAGCCCACGCGAGCGCACGCAGGAGACGGCCGCCGCCGTCGCCGCGCGTCGCAACGGAATGCCGGTCACGATCAGCGCGGCGCTCGACGAGATCGATTTCGGCGCCTGGTCCGGGCGCCCGTTCGACGCGTTGGATCAGGATCCGGAATGGCGGCGTTGGAACGCCGCGCGCAGCCTCGCCCGCACCCCGGCGGGCGAAGGCATGCGCGACGTGACCGAGCGCGTGATGGGCTTGATCGAAGGACTCGCCTCGGCCCATCCGAACGGCGCGGTCGTACTGGTCAGTCATGCCGACGTGATCCGCGCCGCGCTTCTGCACGTGCTCGGCCTGCCCGTCGATGCCTGGCCCCGGATCGACATCGCACCGGCGTCGATCTCGAAGATCGCGTTCGATCCGTGGGGCGCTCAGGTCATCCTGATGAACGAGCGGGTGGATCCGCCGGAGGGCCGCTTTCCGACGACCAGTTTCTCGGACACGGGGGGGCCGGCCACATGA
- a CDS encoding nucleotidyltransferase family protein yields the protein MLGIVPAAGRGSRIQPLAFSKELLPVGSRVVEGVERPCAVSEYLVERMIAAGADKICFVISPGKSDILEYYGAGIGGTAVSYVVQPTAAGLCDALFRAAPFVAADETVLIGLPDTVWFPIEGFAALPADRLGFLLFPVDDPSQFDAVVTDAEGRVREIQVKRPDATSRWIWGAIRMPGRVFHELEALWQRPERGDEYVGTLVNAWLATGGEAVGVAAGEAYVDVGTFNGYRAAIGLLNRRMAEAGHIGAIGRRPVAGGDPPDPRHEPLGGLSR from the coding sequence ATGCTCGGCATCGTGCCCGCCGCCGGTCGCGGCTCCCGCATCCAGCCGCTCGCCTTCTCAAAGGAATTGCTGCCGGTCGGCAGCCGGGTCGTCGAGGGCGTCGAGCGGCCCTGCGCGGTCAGCGAATACCTCGTGGAGCGCATGATCGCTGCGGGGGCGGACAAGATCTGTTTCGTGATCTCGCCCGGTAAATCCGACATTCTCGAATATTACGGCGCCGGCATCGGCGGGACCGCGGTCTCCTATGTCGTGCAGCCGACCGCGGCCGGGCTCTGCGACGCGCTGTTCCGCGCCGCGCCCTTCGTCGCCGCGGACGAGACGGTGCTGATCGGCCTGCCCGATACCGTCTGGTTCCCGATCGAGGGCTTTGCCGCCCTGCCGGCGGACCGGCTCGGGTTCCTGCTGTTTCCGGTCGACGACCCGTCGCAGTTCGATGCCGTCGTCACCGATGCGGAGGGCCGCGTGCGCGAGATCCAGGTCAAGCGACCGGACGCAACGAGCCGGTGGATCTGGGGCGCGATCCGCATGCCCGGTCGGGTGTTCCATGAGCTCGAAGCGCTCTGGCAGCGGCCCGAGCGCGGCGACGAATACGTCGGCACGCTGGTCAACGCCTGGCTCGCGACCGGCGGCGAGGCTGTCGGCGTGGCAGCCGGCGAAGCCTATGTCGATGTCGGCACGTTCAACGGCTACCGCGCCGCGATCGGACTCCTGAACCGCCGCATGGCGGAGGCAGGCCACATCGGCGCGATCGGTCGTCGGCCCGTCGCCGGCGGCGACCCGCCGGACCCTCGTCACGAACCGCTCGGAGGCCTCAGCCGATGA
- a CDS encoding TIGR04290 family methyltransferase: protein MINLTREEIRARVAALGPWFHNMEIDGVPTAPDHFLGDYPRTKWKSFADAIPQDLTGRTVLDIGCNGGFYSIEMKRRGAERVLGIDFDEGYLAQARFAAEASGLEIEFRQMSVYDVASLGERFDVVLFMGVLYHLRHPLLALDLVGEHVVGGLMVFQSMQRGSARAAQVPEDVPFWTTALFDDADYPKLHFVENRYAGDPTNWWIPNAACVEAMLRSAGFSIVERPEREVYVCRKTGPAAGEGAVHPARGWGRATGGNSQTGSDA from the coding sequence ATGATCAACCTGACCCGCGAGGAGATCCGGGCGCGCGTGGCCGCGCTCGGACCCTGGTTCCACAATATGGAGATCGACGGCGTGCCGACCGCGCCCGATCATTTCCTCGGCGACTATCCGCGCACCAAGTGGAAGTCCTTCGCCGATGCGATCCCGCAGGATCTGACCGGCCGCACCGTGCTCGATATCGGCTGCAACGGCGGATTCTACTCGATCGAGATGAAGCGTCGCGGCGCCGAACGGGTGCTCGGCATCGATTTCGACGAGGGCTATCTCGCGCAGGCCCGCTTCGCGGCGGAAGCGAGCGGGCTCGAGATCGAGTTCCGGCAGATGTCGGTCTACGACGTCGCCAGCCTCGGCGAACGCTTCGACGTCGTGCTGTTCATGGGCGTGCTCTACCACCTGCGCCACCCGCTTCTGGCGCTCGACCTGGTCGGCGAGCATGTCGTCGGCGGCCTCATGGTGTTCCAGTCGATGCAGCGCGGCAGCGCCAGGGCGGCGCAGGTGCCCGAGGACGTGCCGTTCTGGACGACGGCGCTGTTCGACGACGCCGACTATCCGAAGCTGCATTTCGTCGAGAACCGCTACGCCGGCGATCCGACCAACTGGTGGATCCCGAACGCCGCCTGCGTCGAGGCGATGCTGCGTTCGGCCGGCTTCTCGATCGTCGAGCGGCCGGAGCGCGAGGTCTATGTCTGCCGCAAGACCGGTCCGGCCGCCGGCGAAGGCGCGGTGCATCCGGCGCGCGGTTGGGGCAGAGCGACAGGCGGCAACAGCCAGACTGGGAGCGACGCATGA
- a CDS encoding beta-xylosidase: MIEAAMIWNEPNNKSHWDPELDPDWARFGDMAIRAAQAIAGANPGLPKVLGGISPIDPLFMINMRERGVLDHVDAVAVHGFPLDWNLWQIGEWPAKIDEIRAVTDLPIWVSEVGVSSFGAEEVQAWGLERTFELLAGRAPRIHWYSLYDLPRAWEATTRHREAEGSSYYRHFAMGLLREDGSPKPALDVFARHPGVFGLCQWFHYQDHRLDDAVAWMKRLGVRHLRTGLSWADSFRPDALAWFDRQMAALADFDVTVTFCFTPEHRGLAPHHTSPPIEPDEFAAFCADMIRRYAPGAAVRAAE; encoded by the coding sequence ATGATCGAAGCGGCGATGATCTGGAACGAGCCGAACAACAAGTCGCACTGGGACCCCGAGCTCGACCCGGACTGGGCGCGCTTCGGCGACATGGCGATCCGCGCTGCGCAAGCGATCGCGGGCGCCAATCCCGGCCTGCCGAAAGTGCTCGGCGGCATTTCGCCGATCGATCCGCTGTTCATGATCAACATGCGCGAACGCGGCGTGCTCGACCATGTCGACGCCGTCGCGGTGCATGGCTTCCCGCTCGACTGGAACCTCTGGCAGATCGGCGAATGGCCCGCGAAAATCGACGAGATCCGCGCGGTCACCGATCTGCCGATCTGGGTTTCGGAAGTCGGCGTGTCGAGCTTCGGCGCGGAGGAAGTGCAGGCCTGGGGGCTCGAACGGACATTCGAGCTGTTGGCGGGGCGGGCGCCGCGCATCCACTGGTACAGTCTCTACGACCTGCCGCGCGCCTGGGAGGCGACGACCCGGCACCGTGAGGCGGAGGGATCGTCCTACTACCGGCATTTCGCCATGGGCCTCCTGCGCGAGGACGGCAGCCCGAAGCCGGCGCTCGACGTCTTCGCGCGGCACCCGGGGGTCTTCGGGCTCTGCCAGTGGTTCCATTATCAGGATCACCGGCTCGACGACGCCGTCGCCTGGATGAAGCGGCTCGGCGTCCGTCATCTGCGCACGGGCCTGTCCTGGGCCGACAGCTTCCGCCCCGACGCGCTCGCCTGGTTCGACCGGCAGATGGCCGCGCTCGCCGATTTCGACGTGACCGTCACCTTCTGCTTCACGCCGGAGCACAGGGGCCTCGCCCCGCACCACACCAGCCCGCCGATCGAACCGGACGAATTCGCCGCCTTCTGCGCGGACATGATCCGGCGCTATGCGCCCGGCGCGGCGGTTCGGGCGGCGGAGTGA
- a CDS encoding UDP-glucuronic acid decarboxylase family protein, with the protein MQSKKSKVAIVAGGAGFIGSHMCDALIAAGHHVICIDNFQTGRWENLRHLERESRFDAVDADVIEGLPARLSRGGLDIAFVLNLACAASPPHYQADPEHTLLTNVLGTRHLLQLAERSGARFLLSSTSEIYGDPEVHPQRESYWGNVNPTGPRACYDEGKRAAETLSFDYLRAGRADVRVARIFNTYGPRMRADDGRVVSNVVTQALSGDDITVYGTGEQTRSFCYVDDLVDGLMRLIVYDGDYRGAINLGNPNELTVGDLVDKVLAMTCSRSAVTYRALPVDDPRRRRPDIDLAARVLGWQPKVPLEKGIAKTIAYFLTEAKAAAGRSSKVAMLSAGA; encoded by the coding sequence ATGCAATCGAAGAAGAGCAAAGTTGCGATCGTTGCGGGCGGCGCGGGATTTATCGGATCCCATATGTGCGACGCGCTGATTGCAGCCGGACATCATGTGATCTGCATCGATAATTTCCAAACGGGACGATGGGAGAACCTGCGTCACCTCGAGCGCGAGTCCCGTTTCGACGCTGTCGATGCCGACGTCATCGAGGGCTTGCCGGCGCGTCTGTCGCGCGGCGGGCTCGACATCGCGTTCGTGCTCAATCTCGCCTGCGCGGCCTCGCCGCCGCATTACCAGGCCGACCCCGAGCACACGTTGCTGACCAACGTGCTCGGCACGCGCCACCTGCTGCAACTGGCCGAGCGCAGCGGCGCCCGGTTCCTGCTGTCCTCGACCAGCGAGATCTACGGCGACCCGGAGGTCCATCCGCAGCGCGAGAGCTACTGGGGCAACGTCAACCCGACGGGCCCGCGCGCCTGCTACGACGAGGGCAAGCGCGCCGCCGAGACGCTGAGCTTCGACTACCTGCGCGCCGGTCGCGCCGACGTGCGCGTGGCGCGGATCTTCAACACCTACGGCCCGCGCATGCGCGCCGATGACGGTCGCGTGGTGTCGAACGTCGTCACGCAGGCGCTGTCTGGCGACGACATCACCGTCTACGGCACCGGCGAGCAGACGCGCTCGTTCTGCTACGTCGACGATCTCGTCGATGGCCTGATGCGGCTCATCGTCTACGACGGCGACTACCGCGGGGCGATCAACCTCGGCAATCCCAACGAACTGACGGTCGGCGATCTGGTCGACAAGGTCCTGGCGATGACCTGCTCGCGCTCGGCCGTCACCTACCGCGCCCTGCCGGTCGACGATCCGCGCCGCCGCCGTCCGGACATCGACCTCGCCGCCCGCGTCCTCGGCTGGCAGCCGAAGGTGCCGCTCGAGAAGGGCATCGCCAAGACGATTGCCTATTTCCTCACAGAGGCGAAGGCGGCCGCCGGGCGATCCTCGAAGGTCGCAATGCTATCGGCCGGGGCGTGA
- a CDS encoding glycosyltransferase, which yields MTAGLRIVVLGLSLSSSWGNGHATTFRALLKALAARGHDILFLERDVPWYAAHRDLAEPDYCRFDLYGDLQTLERHGRAVAEADAVIVGSYVPDGIAVGDWVQATARGVTAFYDIDTPVTLAALEAGTCAYLTPRQIPGFDVYFSFTGGPTLDRLERRWGAPAARALYCSVDPALYRPAAGPKRWDLGYLGTYSPDRQPVLDRLLIEPARRLPDRRFVVAGPQYPADIDWPANVERIDHVGPADHPAFYDACRFTLNVTRADMVRAGWSPSVRLFEAAACGTPIISDTWAGIETLLRPEREILLADTAERVVEILTGVDATAAERIGAAGRVRVLGAHTAAHRAETVEAALRAAMGERRPAAALA from the coding sequence ATGACGGCGGGGCTGCGGATCGTCGTCCTGGGCTTGAGCCTGTCGTCGTCCTGGGGCAACGGCCACGCGACGACCTTCCGCGCGCTCCTGAAGGCACTGGCCGCGCGCGGTCACGATATCCTGTTTCTGGAGCGCGACGTCCCGTGGTACGCCGCGCATCGGGACCTCGCCGAGCCGGACTATTGCCGCTTCGACCTGTACGGCGATCTGCAGACGCTCGAACGTCACGGCCGTGCCGTGGCTGAGGCGGATGCGGTGATCGTCGGCTCCTATGTGCCCGACGGCATCGCCGTCGGCGACTGGGTGCAGGCGACTGCGCGCGGCGTCACCGCCTTCTACGACATCGATACGCCGGTGACGCTCGCCGCGCTCGAGGCCGGTACCTGCGCCTATCTGACCCCGCGCCAGATCCCCGGCTTCGACGTCTATTTCTCCTTCACCGGCGGCCCGACGCTCGACCGGCTCGAACGCCGCTGGGGCGCGCCGGCCGCCCGCGCGCTCTACTGCTCGGTTGATCCCGCGCTCTACAGGCCGGCCGCCGGACCGAAGCGCTGGGATCTCGGCTATCTCGGCACCTACAGCCCGGATCGCCAGCCTGTGCTCGACCGGCTGCTGATCGAGCCGGCGCGGCGTCTGCCCGACCGGCGCTTCGTCGTCGCCGGGCCGCAATACCCGGCCGACATCGACTGGCCGGCCAATGTCGAGCGCATCGACCATGTCGGTCCCGCCGACCACCCGGCCTTCTATGACGCCTGCCGGTTCACGCTCAACGTTACCCGCGCCGACATGGTCCGCGCCGGCTGGAGCCCCAGCGTGCGCCTGTTCGAGGCCGCCGCCTGCGGCACGCCGATCATCTCCGACACCTGGGCCGGCATCGAGACGCTGTTGCGGCCGGAGCGCGAGATCCTGCTCGCCGATACCGCCGAGCGGGTCGTCGAGATCCTGACCGGCGTCGATGCGACCGCGGCGGAACGGATCGGCGCGGCCGGCCGCGTCCGGGTGCTCGGCGCCCACACGGCTGCTCACCGCGCCGAGACGGTCGAGGCGGCGCTCAGGGCAGCGATGGGCGAGCGCCGCCCGGCAGCGGCGCTCGCCTGA
- a CDS encoding glycosyltransferase — protein MNIAFYGSSLLSSYWNGAATYYRGLIADLARRGHQVTFYEPDAFDRQLHKDMEAPDWARVVVYPATEEGLRAVVAQAAAADVVVKASGVGVYDDELLDGVMTAARDDAIRIFWDVDAPATLAEIARTPEHPLRRRLPSLDLVLTYGGGPPVVERYTAFGAERCVPVYNALDASTHHPVDPDPRFSADLAFLGNRLPDREERVRRFFLEPAAQRPDRSFLLGGNGWVPNHVPANVNAIGHVYTREHNAFNVTPLAVLNIARDSMAETGYSPATRVFEAVGAGACLITDAWEGIEMFLIPDLEVLVARDGRDVADHLDALTPQIARSIGQAARMRVLAEHTYERRGAQVDALLHQTAAMKRERNAA, from the coding sequence ATGAACATCGCCTTCTACGGCTCGAGCCTCCTGTCGTCCTACTGGAACGGCGCCGCCACCTATTATCGCGGCCTGATCGCCGATCTGGCCCGGCGCGGCCATCAGGTGACCTTCTACGAGCCGGACGCCTTCGATCGGCAACTGCACAAGGACATGGAGGCGCCGGACTGGGCCAGGGTCGTCGTCTACCCGGCGACGGAGGAGGGCCTGCGCGCGGTCGTGGCGCAAGCGGCCGCGGCCGATGTGGTGGTCAAGGCGAGTGGCGTCGGCGTCTACGACGACGAACTGCTCGACGGCGTGATGACCGCCGCCCGCGACGACGCGATCCGCATCTTCTGGGATGTCGATGCGCCGGCGACGCTGGCCGAGATTGCGCGGACGCCCGAGCATCCGCTGCGCCGCCGGCTACCGTCGCTCGATCTCGTGCTGACCTATGGCGGCGGCCCGCCGGTCGTCGAGCGCTACACCGCCTTCGGCGCAGAGCGCTGCGTGCCGGTCTACAACGCCCTCGACGCGTCGACCCATCATCCGGTCGATCCCGATCCGCGCTTCTCGGCCGATCTCGCCTTCCTCGGCAATCGCCTGCCCGACCGCGAGGAACGCGTGCGCCGGTTCTTCCTGGAGCCGGCGGCACAGCGGCCGGACCGGAGCTTCCTGCTCGGCGGCAACGGCTGGGTTCCGAACCACGTGCCGGCCAACGTCAATGCCATCGGCCACGTCTATACGCGCGAGCACAACGCCTTCAACGTGACGCCGCTCGCGGTCCTGAACATCGCGCGCGACAGCATGGCCGAGACCGGCTATTCGCCGGCGACGCGCGTGTTCGAGGCGGTCGGCGCCGGCGCCTGCCTGATCACCGACGCATGGGAGGGGATCGAGATGTTCCTGATCCCGGATCTCGAAGTCCTGGTCGCGCGCGACGGGCGCGACGTCGCCGATCATCTCGATGCGCTGACGCCTCAGATCGCGCGCTCGATCGGCCAGGCCGCGCGCATGCGGGTGCTCGCCGAGCACACCTACGAGCGCCGCGGCGCGCAGGTCGATGCGCTGCTGCACCAGACCGCCGCGATGAAGCGCGAGAGGAACGCCGCATGA
- a CDS encoding glycosyltransferase, producing the protein MKIVYFTHSLASCWNHGNAHFLRGIASELVHRCHRVDVYEPRGAWSLANLLDDHGRNGLEPWRRAYPELSSRTHDRDFDIEAALADADLVLVHEWNEPGLVARVGRHRRDGGRYRLLFHDTHHRAVSDPDAMRAHDLSGYDGVLAFGATLAAVYRRWGWGDRVFVWHEAADTRRFQPPRIEGQREGVVFIGNWGDDERSAELETFLLGPAQDAGLDLDIYGVRYPQAALDTLARYGARYRGWMPNASVPDVFAQHMATVHVPRRYYAEALPGIPTIRVFEALACGIPLVSAPWDDTENLFRPGTDYLLARSREEAAAHLRRLAAEPESRHALAEAGLETIRSRHTCAHRVDELLAILDRLDGAPAARLGTDPLTDDIRPAVSGTEIPA; encoded by the coding sequence ATGAAGATCGTCTACTTCACTCACTCGCTTGCCTCGTGCTGGAACCATGGCAACGCGCATTTCCTGCGCGGCATCGCGAGCGAACTGGTCCATCGCTGCCACCGCGTCGACGTCTACGAGCCGCGCGGCGCCTGGAGCCTCGCCAACCTGCTCGACGATCACGGCCGCAACGGGCTGGAACCCTGGCGCCGGGCCTATCCCGAGCTGTCGAGCCGCACGCACGACCGCGACTTCGACATCGAAGCGGCTCTCGCGGACGCGGATCTCGTGCTCGTGCACGAGTGGAACGAGCCGGGCCTGGTCGCCCGGGTCGGCCGGCATCGGCGCGACGGCGGCCGCTACCGGCTGCTGTTCCATGACACGCACCATCGTGCGGTCAGCGATCCGGATGCGATGCGCGCCCATGACCTCTCCGGCTATGACGGCGTGCTCGCCTTCGGCGCCACGCTCGCCGCGGTCTACCGGCGCTGGGGCTGGGGCGATCGGGTGTTCGTCTGGCACGAAGCGGCGGACACGCGCCGGTTCCAGCCGCCCCGGATCGAGGGCCAACGCGAGGGCGTCGTCTTCATCGGCAACTGGGGCGACGACGAGCGCTCGGCCGAGCTGGAGACCTTCCTGCTCGGCCCGGCCCAGGACGCCGGGCTCGACCTCGACATCTACGGCGTGCGCTATCCGCAAGCCGCGCTCGACACGCTCGCCCGCTACGGCGCGCGCTATCGCGGCTGGATGCCGAATGCCAGCGTGCCGGACGTCTTCGCCCAGCACATGGCGACCGTCCATGTGCCGCGCCGCTACTACGCGGAGGCGCTGCCCGGCATCCCGACCATTCGCGTCTTCGAGGCGCTCGCCTGCGGCATCCCGCTGGTCTCCGCACCCTGGGACGATACGGAAAATCTGTTCCGGCCGGGGACGGACTACCTGCTCGCCCGATCGCGCGAAGAGGCGGCGGCGCACCTGAGACGGCTCGCCGCCGAGCCCGAATCTCGCCACGCTCTGGCCGAAGCCGGCTTGGAAACGATCCGATCCCGCCACACCTGCGCCCACCGCGTCGATGAGCTTCTCGCGATCCTGGACCGCCTCGATGGTGCCCCCGCGGCCCGCCTCGGGACGGATCCGCTGACCGACGACATCCGCCCAGCGGTGTCCGGAACGGAGATCCCGGCATGA